One [Clostridium] saccharolyticum WM1 DNA segment encodes these proteins:
- the lexA gene encoding transcriptional repressor LexA produces MAQERITPKQQEILEYIKETILKKGYPPAVREICEAVCLKSTSSVHSHLETLEEKGYIRRDPTKPRTIEIIDDCFQLTRREVVNVPLLGTVAAGQPLYAEENIENYYPIPADLLPNAETFMLKVKGNSMINAGILEGDQIIVEHCPTAHNGEIVVALVEDSATVKRFFKEKGHYRLQPENDSMDPIIVDNVEILGKVIGLFRLGIH; encoded by the coding sequence ATGGCGCAAGAGAGAATTACCCCGAAGCAGCAGGAAATTTTAGAATATATAAAGGAAACGATTTTAAAGAAGGGCTATCCGCCGGCAGTCAGGGAAATCTGTGAAGCCGTCTGTCTAAAATCAACATCTTCCGTCCACTCTCACCTGGAAACTCTTGAGGAAAAGGGATACATAAGAAGGGATCCCACCAAACCCAGGACCATTGAGATCATAGATGACTGCTTTCAACTGACACGCCGGGAAGTTGTGAATGTCCCTCTTTTGGGAACAGTGGCAGCCGGACAGCCTCTTTATGCAGAAGAAAACATTGAAAATTACTATCCCATTCCAGCCGATCTTCTGCCAAATGCTGAGACCTTTATGTTAAAAGTTAAGGGAAACAGCATGATCAACGCAGGTATTCTGGAAGGAGATCAGATTATTGTTGAACACTGTCCAACGGCTCATAATGGTGAAATTGTAGTAGCTTTGGTGGAAGATTCTGCAACCGTGAAACGTTTTTTTAAAGAAAAAGGACACTACCGCCTCCAGCCGGAAAATGATTCCATGGATCCGATCATCGTGGATAATGTAGAAATTCTGGGTAAGGTAATTGGTTTATTCCGCTTGGGAATACACTAA
- the yneA gene encoding cell division suppressor protein YneA: protein MLKQLIALSLVVFLGSHFFGHSIMNALAEETEAPAIEKYYTSIEIQKGDSLWSIAATYLENSGMTTAQYVKELKNMNGLKEDTIHSGQYLTVMYFAADTDGGGR, encoded by the coding sequence ATGTTAAAACAATTAATTGCACTGTCACTGGTTGTTTTTCTGGGGTCCCATTTTTTCGGCCATTCCATCATGAATGCTTTAGCCGAGGAAACGGAAGCACCGGCGATTGAGAAATATTATACCAGCATTGAGATACAAAAGGGGGACAGCTTATGGAGCATTGCCGCAACTTACTTGGAAAACAGCGGAATGACAACGGCCCAATATGTGAAGGAACTAAAGAACATGAACGGATTAAAGGAGGATACCATTCACAGCGGACAGTATCTGACGGTTATGTATTTTGCGGCAGATACAGACGGGGGAGGAAGATAA
- a CDS encoding GTP-binding protein: MMKITFGILAHVDAGKTTFSEQVLYREGVIRTLGRVDEKNACMDHDNIERARGITIFSDVAGINHGDDTYYLIDTPGHTDFSSEMERSLEVMDYAVLILNGNDGIQSHTEAIWSLLERYHVPVFLFINKLDVASSSYERVLTEVHKHFSPNILDFQGIGLENGKEGTFTDDFIENVSEWDEGFMDKYLDGALAFEDLKPAVVSQIKNRKLFPCFGGSALKGEGIEAFLNAFYNLTEASYPVSDPFSGRVFKIRYDGHGERITYLKILSGILHVRDPLLADEKVHQIRFFQGERFTSHQEAAAGDVIAVSGLRTTRAGQGLGECRNKVVPTLKPTLQAKVLYPPEIPHRRILQVFHILEEEEPALNVIWEESLGQLKVNIMGKIQLEVLEQIILERFEIRITFGQPEIIYQETVLEPVTGYGHFEPLRHYAEAVLRIEPGERGKGITFESQCHVDRLGINYQNLIRTHIFETTHKGVLTGSELTDVRIILVDGISHIKHTEGGDFREAVYRAIRQGLMKARSLILEPYYSFTISVPDFLAGRVLNDITKLSGRLEAPVPDENGRTVIKGLGPVSAFMNYGEELMIITGGRGRISMTFSHYDRCHNEDEVLTRYQYNPNEDTDNPSCSVFCQKGTSFVVNWDHAEEYMHSLS; this comes from the coding sequence ATGATGAAGATAACGTTTGGAATTCTGGCTCATGTAGATGCTGGAAAAACCACTTTTTCGGAGCAGGTATTATACAGGGAGGGGGTAATCAGAACCCTGGGCCGTGTAGATGAAAAAAATGCATGTATGGATCATGATAACATAGAAAGGGCAAGAGGAATAACCATATTTTCAGATGTGGCCGGTATCAATCATGGAGATGATACGTATTACCTGATAGATACACCCGGTCACACGGATTTTTCGTCCGAGATGGAGCGTTCTCTGGAGGTGATGGACTATGCTGTTCTGATCCTGAATGGGAATGATGGCATTCAAAGCCATACTGAGGCGATCTGGAGCCTTCTGGAACGTTATCATGTTCCGGTCTTTCTGTTTATCAATAAACTTGATGTGGCTTCGTCATCATATGAACGTGTCTTAACTGAGGTTCACAAACACTTTTCCCCCAATATTCTGGATTTTCAGGGAATCGGCCTTGAGAATGGAAAAGAAGGAACCTTCACAGATGACTTCATTGAGAATGTATCTGAATGGGATGAAGGATTCATGGATAAGTATTTGGATGGAGCCCTTGCTTTTGAAGACTTAAAGCCGGCAGTAGTATCTCAAATTAAGAACAGGAAATTGTTTCCATGCTTTGGAGGCAGTGCTTTAAAAGGAGAGGGAATTGAGGCGTTTTTAAATGCTTTTTATAACTTAACAGAAGCCTCTTATCCTGTCTCAGACCCTTTTAGCGGGAGAGTATTTAAGATTCGTTATGATGGGCATGGAGAACGGATAACGTATTTAAAGATATTAAGCGGTATACTTCATGTTAGGGATCCCCTGTTAGCAGATGAGAAGGTTCATCAGATTAGGTTTTTCCAAGGAGAACGTTTTACATCTCATCAGGAAGCTGCTGCTGGAGATGTGATTGCCGTCAGCGGACTGCGGACAACCAGAGCAGGCCAGGGACTTGGAGAATGCCGTAATAAGGTGGTCCCTACGCTTAAGCCTACCCTACAGGCAAAGGTTTTATATCCGCCGGAGATTCCTCACCGGAGAATTCTGCAGGTGTTCCATATCCTGGAAGAGGAAGAGCCTGCGTTAAATGTGATATGGGAAGAGTCTTTGGGGCAGTTAAAAGTGAATATTATGGGTAAAATCCAACTTGAGGTTTTAGAACAGATTATTTTAGAAAGATTTGAAATACGGATAACCTTCGGGCAGCCTGAGATCATATATCAGGAGACTGTGTTGGAACCAGTTACCGGATATGGGCATTTTGAACCGCTCCGCCATTATGCGGAAGCCGTGTTAAGGATCGAGCCCGGTGAGAGAGGAAAGGGGATTACCTTTGAAAGTCAATGTCATGTGGACAGGCTTGGGATCAATTATCAAAACCTGATACGTACCCATATCTTTGAAACCACTCACAAAGGCGTTTTAACAGGATCTGAGCTAACAGATGTCAGAATCATTCTGGTTGATGGAATTTCTCACATAAAACACACTGAGGGCGGTGATTTCCGGGAAGCTGTATACCGGGCAATACGCCAGGGTCTCATGAAAGCCAGAAGCCTTATCCTTGAGCCATATTACAGTTTTACCATATCAGTTCCGGATTTTTTAGCAGGTAGAGTATTAAATGATATAACAAAGTTATCCGGCAGATTGGAAGCGCCAGTTCCGGATGAAAACGGGAGAACAGTAATAAAAGGTCTGGGGCCTGTTTCTGCTTTCATGAATTACGGAGAAGAATTGATGATAATAACAGGAGGCAGGGGAAGGATATCCATGACATTTTCTCATTATGACAGATGTCACAATGAAGATGAGGTTCTTACCCGATATCAATATAATCCCAATGAAGATACTGATAATCCTTCTTGCTCTGTATTTTGCCAAAAAGGAACTTCTTTTGTAGTTAACTGGGATCATGCAGAGGAGTATATGCATTCTCTTTCATAA
- a CDS encoding tyrosine-type recombinase/integrase: protein MSAPLSYHQQKDIENIKHLRQLVKDLPPFCGDFFRGIEPRTSSRTRIAYAYDLRVFFDFLIKENPVISKLHIRDITLDQLDALRVIDIEEYMEYLKYRFNDKNQEVTNKERGIMRKISSLKSFYNYYYRNERLQTNPASLVQLPKLHEKDIIRLDIDEVALLLDEVENGEALTEKQKAYHGKTKVRDLALLTLMLGTGIRVSECVGLDIDDIDLKNGGIRIHRKGGKEVTVYFGSEVENALLDYLEERSIVIPEDGHEKALFLSLQRKRIAVRSVENLVKKYSKLVTPLKQITPHKLRSTYGTSLYKETGDIYLVADVLGHSDVNTTKKHYAALEDERRRSARNKVKLRET, encoded by the coding sequence ATGAGTGCTCCGCTCTCCTATCATCAGCAAAAAGATATTGAAAACATAAAGCATCTGCGTCAGCTGGTAAAAGACCTTCCTCCCTTTTGCGGAGATTTTTTCAGGGGAATCGAACCCCGTACCTCGTCCCGGACCAGAATTGCTTATGCTTATGACTTAAGGGTATTTTTTGACTTTTTAATTAAGGAAAATCCTGTGATCAGCAAACTGCATATCCGGGATATTACGCTGGATCAACTGGATGCCCTTCGAGTCATTGACATAGAAGAATATATGGAATACTTAAAATATCGTTTTAATGATAAAAATCAGGAAGTAACCAACAAGGAGCGGGGAATCATGCGGAAAATCTCCTCTTTGAAAAGCTTCTATAATTATTATTACCGCAATGAGCGGCTTCAAACAAATCCAGCTTCTCTGGTGCAGCTTCCTAAGTTACATGAAAAGGATATAATCCGGCTGGATATTGATGAAGTGGCCCTTTTGCTTGATGAAGTAGAAAACGGGGAAGCCTTAACCGAAAAGCAAAAGGCCTATCATGGAAAAACCAAGGTCCGTGACCTTGCCTTATTGACCTTAATGCTGGGAACCGGAATCCGTGTGTCCGAATGTGTCGGATTGGACATTGATGATATTGACTTAAAAAACGGAGGGATCCGAATCCACAGAAAGGGAGGAAAAGAAGTTACGGTTTACTTTGGTTCTGAAGTGGAGAATGCGCTCCTTGATTACCTGGAGGAACGCTCTATCGTTATACCTGAGGACGGTCATGAAAAAGCGCTGTTTCTATCACTTCAAAGGAAACGTATTGCAGTCCGAAGCGTTGAAAATCTGGTAAAGAAGTATTCTAAGCTGGTAACTCCTTTAAAACAGATTACCCCTCATAAATTACGCAGTACCTATGGAACAAGCCTGTACAAAGAAACCGGGGACATCTATCTGGTTGCAGACGTTTTAGGACACTCTGACGTTAATACCACGAAAAAACACTATGCCGCTTTGGAGGATGAACGGCGCCGAAGCGCCAGAAATAAGGTAAAATTGCGGGAGACTTAA